The Maridesulfovibrio salexigens DSM 2638 region CAAACACCAAAAGATTTCGATTTAAAACTTATACAAAAAGAAATACATGCCCCAGTTATTAACTTGGTACATGCAGTTCCTGCCACTCCGGAATACTGGGCAGACGAAGGACATCTTAACTCCCGTGGCCGAAAAATTTATTCAGCTAAACTGCTAGATAAATTAAACACATTAACGAACACAGGCTCACTATAGGCATCAGGGCTGAGAAACCAAAAAAGACTCAAATAACAACTTGAAATAAAGGAAATCCTGCAAGTGTCCACAAACAATAAGCGCATATATCTTTCTCCCCCGCATATGGGAGGCAATGAACAGGAATACGTCCGGCAAGCTTTTGAGAGCAATTTCATTGCTCCGCTTGGACCTATGGTCAATGGATTTGAGCAGGATTTCTCGGAACTTACCGGGTTCAAACATTGTGCGGCACTTTCTAGCGGAACCGCAGCCCTGCATCTTGCTCTGCGCATTGTAGGAGTTGAACCGGGCGATGTTGTTATCGCATCATCTTTGACTTTTATCGGCAGCGTAAGCCCGGTTACCTTTCTAGGCGCGGAGCCGGTTTTCATCGACAGCGACTACGAAACTTGGAACATGGACCCGGAATTACTAGCTGAGGCCGTGGATCACTATATTTCCAAGGGACGCAAACCCAAAGCAGTCATTCCCACCGACCTATACGGGCAGTGTGCGGATTATGACCGCATTCTCGAAATTCTTGAACCACACGAAATCCCCTTGATCGTAGATGCTGCAGAGTCTGTAGGTGCTCTTTATAAAGGCAGACATGCGGGCAAAGGCGCGCTTATGGCCTCTTATTCCTTTAACGGTAATAAAATCATTACCTCTTCAGGTGGAGGACTTCTCGCATCAGATAACGATGAAATGATATCCCGAGCACGCTGGCTTTCCCAGCAGGCCAAAGAGCCAGAACCTTATTACGAGCACAAGGAAATCGGCTACAATTACCGCATGTCCAATGTAGTAGCTGCCGTGGGACGCGGCCAAGTGGAAGTAATCCCTGACAGGGTTAAGCGGAAGAGAGAGATTTTTGATTATTACGAGCAGGAACTCGGACACTGTCCAGGCATATCCTTTATGCCTGAGGCCGATTACGGAGAATGTAACCGCTGGCTCTCTGTAATCTTAGTGGATAAAGATGAATTCGGTGCAAGCCCGGATGAAATCCGTATTGCACTTGAAGAAGAAAACATAGAATCCCGTCCAGTATGGAAGCCTATGCACAACCAGCCGGTTTTTAAGAATAACACTGTTTTCGGAGGCAAAGTCAGCGAAGACCTTTTTGCACGCGGACTCTGTCTGCCTTCCGGCACGGCCATGACAACGGAAGACATGGAAAGAATTGTAGACCTGATTAAAAGGTGCGGAAAGTAACAGATGATCCACAACCTACGTAATGCGAATTTTTACCTCATGGTCCTGCTGGATCTGATTATCTTTTGTGTGGCCTTTTACGGGGCTTACCTATTTCGCTTTGACTTCAGTCTGCCGGGATACGCAAGCATTCAATGTCTTGAACTGCTTAAGTATGCTGTAATTATCAAATTTTCAGTTTTCCTTGGGTTGGGTCTTTATCGTGGGATGTGGCGCTATACCAGTCTGCGAGATCTCTGGCACATTCTTGAAGCTACCTTTCTCCAGTCCTTGATTCTGGTTACTGTGGTTCTGTACAAATTTGGATTCGACGGTTTTTCCCGTGGTGTATTCATCATTGACTGGATGCTGACTGTTTTCATGTGCGGCGGTGTTCGGGTCATGATCCGATCCTTTTACGCTTTCAAAGACGGTAACTCTATTCAATTTTCACCGGAAAATTGTCCTGTTGACGGTAACAATGCCCTGATCATCGGTGCCGGACGAGCAGGAGAAAAAGTTGTTCGTGAAATCAGAAGTAGTGGACAACTCAAGTATTTACCTGTTGGTTTTCTGGATAACGACAAGACCAAACGAGGACGTACTATCCATGGTGTCCCTGTTCTCGGTCCCCTCTCTGATCTGCAAGAACTTGTGAAAAATAAATGCGTCAATGAAATACTTATTGCTGTGGCAGAAGCATCCGGCGCACAAATGCGTGAAATTATTGACGCATGCAAACAAACAGGACTGCCTTATAAGATTCTTCCCGGAATGGATGAGATTATTAACGGCAAGGTGGGGATCAAGGCATTACGCGATGTCAGTTATCAGGATTTATTAGGTCGTGCTCCGGTACAGCTGGATACAACCGCAATCAGTGACTACCTATCCGGCAAAACCGTACTGGTTACCGGATGCGGAGGCTCTATCGGCTCCGAACTGGTCCGGCAGGTCGTCCGTTTTAACCCGGCCAAACTCATCCTTGTAGATTCCAGTGAAGCAAACCTCTACGGAATCCAGATGGAATTGCATCATGAACTGAAGTTCCACAATTATGTGACCGTACTCGGTTCTGTTCAGGACGAACAGCTCATGGATGAAACCTTTGGTAACTACAAGCCGCACACAGTTTTCCACGCCGCAGCCTACAAGCACGTCCCCATGATGGAACGCAACCCGTGGCAGGCAGTGCACAACAATATTTGCGGCACTAAAAACGTAATGACCGCAGCAGACAAGCACGGCGTAGCCCGCTTTGTAATTGTCTCCACCGACAAAGCAGTACGCCCCACCAACATCATGGGAGCCTCCAAGCGGGTGACGGAGCTACTCATGCGCTTATTCCATGACTCTAAAACTACGTTTATGGCTGTCCGTTTCGGTAATGTAGTTGGCTCTTCCGGATCTGTTGTTCCGCTCTTTCGCCGCCAGATCGAAAAAGGCGGCCCGGTGACTGTTACCCACAAAGACGTAACTCGCTATTTCATGTCCATATCTGAAGCAGCACAGCTTATCTTACAGGCTGGAGTTATGGCCGATGGCGGTGAAATTTTCATTCTCGAAATGGGCGAGCCGGTTAAAATCGCTGACATGGCCCGCGATCTGATCCGCTTATCGGGGAAAGAACCTGATAAAGACATTGAAATCATTTTCACCGGACTCCGCGAAGGTGAAAAATTGTATGAAGAACTGATCACTGAAGGCGAGGGAATCGTCCGCACTGAACATGACAAAATCATGGTTCTAAAAGGAGTTGAGAACGATCTTGATGCCTACTGCACCCAATTCAAAAAACAGCTTGTAGAGATAAAGGCTGCTGCGGATAAATTCCACGCAGATGAAGTCAGAACCATGCTGCATAATGTAGTTCCCGAATTTGATGAGGAAGGATAACAGGTTAATAAAAAATGCTTTTCAATTCTCATATTTTTATTCTCTTTTTCCTGCCCATTGTCTTTGCTGTCTATTTCCTACTGCGGAACTTCAAACAGCACGAAGCAGGCAAACTATTCCTCGTGCTCGCATCATTCACCTTTTACGCATGGTGGAAGACCGAATATCTATACCTGCTCGGCGGCACTATTTTATTCAACTTTTATATGGCCGAAGCCCTTTATCGCAAACGTAGCAAGCCACTACTCACTGTAGCCGTAACAGCCAACCTCGCTGTGCTAGGTTACTTCAAATACAAAAACTTTTTCTTCAATAACATAGCCGAACTGACCGGGATGCCGACAATCACTGAAAAAGTGATCATCCCCTTAGGTGTCAGCTTTTATACCTTCCAGCAAATTTCATTTCTGGTAGATACTTACCGGGGCAAGGCTGCCCGCTGCAATTTGCTGGACTACAGCCTCTTTGTATCTTTCTTTCCACAGCTTGTGGCAGGACCTATCAGCTACCAGCAAGAAATCACCCCGCAATTCAATGCCGACAACGCCGGAAAAATAAACTTTCAAAATATCGGACAGGGTTTCTTCTTGTTCAGTATGGGCTTATTCAAAAAAATAGTCATCGCTGACTCACTGGCTCCTTATGTTGAAAACGGGTTTGATAAAGCGCTGGCCCTGCCCTTCTGGGATTCATGGGCAGTGAGCCTTGCGTATACCTGCCAGCTCTATTTTGATTTCAGCGGATATACAGACATGGCGTTAGGACTTGGACTACTTTTCAACGTCAAACTGCCCAACAACTTCAATTCCCCATATCAGTCACTGAACATTCAGGACTTCTGGAGACGTTGGCACATCACACTCGGACGATTTGTTCGCGACTATATCTATTTTCCGTTAGGCGGGAGCCGCAAAGGAGCATACCGAACCCTTGAAAACCTTCTGATTTCATTCCTGCTTATCGGCTTCTGGCATGGCGCCGGATGGAATTTTATTCTCTGGGGCGCATTACATGGAACAGCCATGGTTATTCACCGTATCTGGCAGAATACCGGAAATAAACTACCTGCATATGCAGGCTGGCTGCTGACCTTCCTTTACGTCAACGCCTGTTGGGTGCTTTTCCGAGCCGAAACCACATTTGATGCTATCAAAATATACAAGGGAATGCTGGGGATGGTTAACATCGGATTTTCCACTGCCCTGACTTTTCGGGACGAATTCGTCCTACTGGGAATATGTATCGCTCTGATCGGATTTGCGGCCAGATTCAATAATTCCGTAACCACTGCAGAAAACATGAAATTCTCACTCAAAGAATCCGTCATGGCTATAAGCATGTTCATGGTATCATTCGTACTGCTCTACACCCATCAAACCTTTCTCTATTTTGATTTCTAATTATGACAATACGTAAGTGGACCATACTGACAATTTCGACCCTTGCAGCCCTGATCTTTGCCCTGATTTTCACGGTCAATATCGTTATTGATCCTTACGGCGAATTTAGGCTGATTGAAGGTAAATATAACAAACTGAAATTCAAAAGCCTAAAAAGCACTGCCCGTAATGTAGCTTCCAAACTTTACGAAGGTAAATACACCCTCGTGTTTGGCAGCAGCCGGACCATGCTTATTTCTGAAGAAATTCTTGGTGAGCCAGTCCTCAACTTCAGCACTTCAATTTACAACAATCCCGGTGATATTCTTGCCTTGCTGAACACACTGGACGAAAAGCAAGTCAAAAATATTCAACAGATATACTACCTGATTGATATCAATAGCTTTCATTATGAAAATTCAGCCCCGGAACTGTCCAGCAAATCGACACTTTTTCTCGAAAGCTTCCGCAATATAGGACCGGACAAAATTGCAGATGCGTGGAAATGCATAATTGACAACCTCGGACCGAAATCTGAGCAGCCTAACTTTATTGATGAATTTGGAGTATTACACAAAGAAGGCACGTCTTACAAAAACAATGCTGTAGTCTTTTCCAGTCACTCCGTGACTAATTATTACCTCGACAAACTTTCGAAAATCAATAATTTCTCCAAATCTCATAACATTAAAACAATTTACTTTACCCTACCCTGGAAGGACAAATTACCCCCACTACAACAGGATAAGCTAGACACCATCTTTGGCATGATATCACATATCATCTCGACCTATTATGACTTTAATAAAGATGAAAATTTAGGTCTCAACCAAAATTTCTTCTCAGATCCAACACACCTTAATAGTAAAGGACTTAAGAAATTATTTAAGGGACAACATTGGACAAATCCAAAAACTACGGTTTTGAAAAAGTACACTCAACCTAATTTTAAAATAATAAATAAAAATGATTTTTTTAAATATATAGATGACAATCAGAATTCAATTAGCATCGATTTTGTAAACCAACTTCTCAGGCTTGGCCGTGACGACTTAGTGCTAGCTATTTATGACGAAAAAGTAACCACAGAAGCGTTCGTTAGAGAGTGTTTCTTTCTAAATAAAACTTCCTTATTAAAAACGCTTCTCTCTTCAGGAAGAAATTATAGCAAAAGCCCATACATGAACAACTTAGCACTTTACTTTGCAATAATGTCTGGCCAGCACTCTTCTGTTAAAGACGCAATATTGCTCGGGGCAGATGTCAACAACAACTTATTCAACACTACACCTCTCTTGCATGCTATGGACTTTACAAAGAATACCGAAATTTTGTCTTTGCTATTGGGAAGTGGAGCAGACATAAATTATACCAACAAAAACAGTAAAACGGACTTTAAACAATCCGTTTTCACTATCGCATTAGCAAAAAACAACCAGAAGCAACTGGACTTTCTGCTTTCCTATGCTCCAGACAGTCCTTTGGCTGAACATGCCCGCCTTGTGCTGGAACTAAAGAAAAATCCGAACAACGCAACCGCATACAAACGTTATTCAACGCTCCAGAATAAATATTACAGCAACTAGTGAGTCTAGCAATGATACCAACACCACTCCTCCACCCCATAAAAAACAAATACATAGCTTTCCTACTCAGGAAAGCTATTCATTCTACATGTCCTGAGCAATATTTTACCCAGTTCATGAGGAAGCAGGACAATCCATGCGGGCAGGCCACCTATGTACTGACTTTTGACTTTGATTTTGAAAAAGACATTGATGCCTTTCCAGTTCTGCTGGATATGCTTAAAATGCACGACATCAAGGCCGGTTTCGCTGTCATTGGTAAATTTGTCGAAAAATACCCGGATATTCACAAACGGGCCGTGGATGAAGGACATGAAATCATCAACCACACCTATACCCACCCGGATAACCCCCACTGGGCACCGGACCGCTATTTCAACAAACTGTCGTACGCCGAACAGAAGGAAGAGGTGGAACGCGCGCACGAAGCTATCCATAAGATTCTGGGAGTTGAATGCGTAGGTTTTAGAACTCCTCACTATGGGAATCTACATACAGAAAGCGTTTACCCGATCCTCGCTGAACTGGGTTACAGATACAGCAGCTCCACAGCTGCTTGCGGCTATAAAGGATTCGGAGCACCTTCGCTTCATTCCCACGGAATAATAGAGATTCCCACAGGATGCAGCCTGCATTTTCCTCTGGCTATTTTCGACTCATGGAACATGCTCCGTAAAAAGAATCCATTTCTTGGAGATGACCAGCTTTTCATTGAAGAGTTTGAAGCGACAATTAAAGTCATCAAAGAGCAGAACTTATTCCTTACTCACTACTTTGATCCTTACGACATTGTGGAAAACAGCAAACTTGAAAAGATTCTGAACACTCTTTCAAATCTCCAGATTTCGACAAAACTTTATAAAGATTTGCTCTCTTAATTACCGTTATTCGCAAAGCTAATTTGACAGTTTGTTCAGAATAACCTAACAAACTCACACCATGCTCAAAGAACTATTTACATCAAAGACCAGAATCAAACTGCTGCTCAAACTGTTCCTTAACCCTGATGTATCCTCATATCTCCGGGAATTAGCAGCAGAATTCGATGTTTCACCCAATGCCATGAAAGAAGAATTAGATGGATTGAGTGAGGCAGGCTACCTGAACAAAAAGAAAGAGGGGCGCTATATATATTACAATGCCAACTCTTCGCATCCATTTTTCCCTGAAATCAGCTCAATCGTCCGTAAGTATATAGGGATCGACCAGATTCTTGAATACATTCTATCCACTATCGGAGATGTTGATTCTGTATATATTTTAGATGACTATGCCAAAGGCATAGACTCAGGAATCATTGACGTTTTAATTATCGGTGATGATACAAATTCCGACCGTATCGGTGATCTGCGCACAAAAGCGGAAGATGCAATCAAACGCAAAATAAGACTCATGGTCCTCAACACCCAAGAGTTCGATAATACAAGTGATATTTATTTAAGACGACCGAACTGGAAGGTTGTCTAACAAACATATAACTATTCATTTAATGGAGAACTAATCCATGAATATTCCGTTTATTGACTTAAAAAAACAGTTTTCCCGGGTAGAAAAACAAGTCCGTGAAAACATGGATACCGTCCTTGATCACGGCGCATACATTATGGGCCCCGAAATTCCGGCCATTGAAGAAAAGCTGGCTGAATACTGCGGCACCAAACATGCGCTGGGCTGTGCATCCGGCACTGACGCCCTGACCCTCGCGCTCATGTCTCTGGATGTGAAACCCGGTGATGCCGTCTTCACAACTCCATTCACATTCTTTGCTACCGCTGAAACCATCGCTCTTACCGGGGCGACACCGGTTTTCGTAGATATTGACCCGGTTACTTTCAACATTGACCCTAAAAAATTGGACAAAACCATTGAAGCCCTGAAAGGAGCAGACAACGGTTGCGTTCTGCCCAAGGTAGACGGTCTCACCGCCAAGGGCATTATCTCTGTTGATATTTTCGGCCTTCCTGCCGATTACGAAGCAATCAAAGCCGTAGCCGACAAGCATGACCTTTTCCTTATCGAAGATGCTGCTCAGAGCTTCGGCGGAGAATACAAAGGCAAACGCGCCTGCTCTCTCGGCGACATCACCTGCACATCCTTCTTCCCGGCTAAGCCTCTCGGCTGCTACGGTGACGGCGGCATGTGCTTCACTGACGATGATTACCTTATCGAGCGCCTGCGCTCCCACCGCATCCACGGTATGGGACCGGACAGGTACGACAATGTCAGACTCGGTATCACCGGACGTCTGGACTCATTGCAGGCAGCCATCCTGCTGGCAAAATTTGAAATCTTTCCCGAAGAAGTAGATCTGCGCGACAACGTAGCAGCTACCTATGCCAAACTTCTTGCGGATGTCGAAGGACTGACAGTTCCTACTGTTCCTGAAGGCTACCGTTCCGTATGGGCTCAGTACTGCCCGCTGGCAAAAGACGGCGAACACCGTGAACGCATCCAGAAAGCTCTGGGCGAGAAGAACATTCCTTCTCCCATCTACTACCCCATCCCCATGCATTTACAGACCGCCTTTAAGGACCTCGGCTACAAAATGGGTGACTGCCCGATAAGCGAAGATGCGGCCAGCCGTATTTTTGCAATCCCCATGCACCCTTACCTTGAAAGGGAACAGCAGGAATTCATCGCAGACATCATCAGGAATGCTTAGTCAATGAATAGCACCTTGCTAGTCATCATAACAGATCGCCTTTCCCATATAATCGGGAAAGGCGAACTGATTGACCGCTACTACAATCCGGGCGGGGTCTTTAGTGATGTCCATATCCTGATGACCAATGATGACAGACCTGATATTCAAGCCCTGCAACGGACCGTAGGTGACGCTAAACTGACCCTGCATACCCTGCCTTCCGGCATGGGGTTACTGGCGAAGACTTTATGGCGTCCGTTCCTGCTGCGAAGCTGGGCGGATCAGGCAGTAGAGCTGGCCCGGGAAATTAATCCGGCCATGATCCGTTGCTACGGTAATTTTCTTAACGGATACGTAGGCGCAAGAATCAAGGAAGAGCTGGGGATCCCACTCTTCGTATCCCTGCACACCCAGCCAGATCAGACCAGGGCCAATCCGGAAGTGGATTTCAAAACCAAGGTATTCTACGCTCTTTCCAAAGGAGTTGAAAAGTATACTCTGACAAGAGCGGATAAAGTTAGTTGCGTGTACGGTTCCATTCTGGATTATGCCCGCGACAAAGGCGCAACTAATCCGTTTGTAGCGTACAACGTAATCAATCCGGGCAAAATAGTACGTAAGGAAGAATACAGTTCTTCCGGGCCGATGAAAATTTTATATGTAGGCCGGGTTATCCCTGCCAAAAACCCGGAAAACATCATCCGTGCCCTTAAATATTTTGATGCTGAGCTGACAATTGTGGGTAGCGGCTCCAAAGAACAGGAACTCGCTGAACTTGCAAACGAACTCAAGCTGAATGCAAGAATTCATTTCATCCCGGCCATGCCTAACGATGAACTCTGCCGGACCATGCATGAATATGACCTTTTTGCCGGGCATTCCCAGTATAGCGAATTTCCTAAAACTGTACTGGAAGCTTCACTGTGTGGTTTGCCCATTCTTTTTAATTCGCGTAGGGGAACGCCTGTCCCTGAATTTGAAAATAACACAGCAAAGATGGTGGAAGATTCCCCAGCCGGATATCGTTCAGGGATTGAATTCTTTTCGAGCGAGGCGAGACGCAAGGAATTCGGCATTAATGCTGCGCGTCAGGCGGATGCGCACTGGGAACCCGCCCAAGCGGAAAAAATCTTTGCAGATATTCATAGGGAATTGACTGGCAAATGAAAAAATCAATTCTTTTCATAACATACGATTTTCCACCAATCCTTTCTCCGGAATCGATTCAGGTACAACGTCGCGCCTTGACCTTGGCTCGCAACGGGCATCGGGTGCATGTGCTCACTAGTTGCGAGAACCCTGATTTCGAATTTCTGGACCAAAAATTAAGCAGGGACCATGAGAACCTGACCATCCACCGTGTTAACAGGCTGCCCGGTGAGAAATGGCTGCACTATATCTGCGGTGGGTTTGAGATCACTGACCGCAAATTCTGGTGGAAATTTCCTGCGGCCAAAGCTGCTATCAAACTGATCAAAGAATTTCAAATAGATACACTTTACACCCATTCGACCCCGCTAGTGAACCATCTGGCCGGACTGGCGGTAAAGGAAACCGACCGCAACCTGCAATGGACTGCCCACTTTTCCGATCCGTGGACCCTGAACCCGTACCTATCGTACCGCACAGGAATCCAGCGTAAGATCAACAAGTTATATGAAAAAACAGTTATATCCAGAGCGGACAAAATAACTGTAACATCCGAAAAGACCAAAGATCTTTTTGTAAAAGGACTTGGTGCAGACAGCGAGAAGATCAAAGTTCTGCCTCATGTATTTGATCCCGACCTATACTCGCGCAGACAATCAGAACCGCTCAAAAAGATCATTGCCCATACCGGCAATATATACGGCTTGCGTTCAGCTGCTCCGCTTATTGAAGCAGTTAACAAGGTCAAGCCGCAGAATCTCGAATTTCACTTCTACGGACGAATGAAGGAAGAAGAAAGCCGTTTGGCTGAAGCAAAATGCCCGGACACAATTAAATTCTTTGATCCGGTGCCATATCTGGACTCCATTGAAGTCCTTTCCGAAGCGGATATCCTGTTGGTAATTGACGCTCCGCTGAAGGATTCTCCCTTCTTCCCCTCCAAGCTCGCCGACTACATCGGGGCGGGCAAACCCGTGGTGGCCTTGAGTCCGCTCTCATCCACCACAACCCAGATAGTGCGCGACATCCAGAAAGAACTGCTGGTAGCCGACAGTGCCGACGTTCCTTCCATTGCCGCCCTTGTACGTAGGTTGGACTCAACGAAACTGGCTGAACTGCGTGAAGACGGTAAAGATTTTTACAACATGAACAATAGCTACGAAAACATACGTGAGGCCCTTTTCAATGAATAATGCCAGAGTACTTGTGACCGGCGGCGCGGGAGCCATCGGACTGAATTTAATCGAAAGGATGCTTGCTGCCGGAGTAAGCAAGGTAATGGTTCTTGATGACTTGTCCTCCGGGTATAAAAACTACCTGCCCAATGACGAACGGATCACTTTTGTCAAAGCAGACATAGGACAGATTGA contains the following coding sequences:
- a CDS encoding glycosyltransferase, whose protein sequence is MNSTLLVIITDRLSHIIGKGELIDRYYNPGGVFSDVHILMTNDDRPDIQALQRTVGDAKLTLHTLPSGMGLLAKTLWRPFLLRSWADQAVELAREINPAMIRCYGNFLNGYVGARIKEELGIPLFVSLHTQPDQTRANPEVDFKTKVFYALSKGVEKYTLTRADKVSCVYGSILDYARDKGATNPFVAYNVINPGKIVRKEEYSSSGPMKILYVGRVIPAKNPENIIRALKYFDAELTIVGSGSKEQELAELANELKLNARIHFIPAMPNDELCRTMHEYDLFAGHSQYSEFPKTVLEASLCGLPILFNSRRGTPVPEFENNTAKMVEDSPAGYRSGIEFFSSEARRKEFGINAARQADAHWEPAQAEKIFADIHRELTGK
- a CDS encoding DegT/DnrJ/EryC1/StrS family aminotransferase, with the protein product MNIPFIDLKKQFSRVEKQVRENMDTVLDHGAYIMGPEIPAIEEKLAEYCGTKHALGCASGTDALTLALMSLDVKPGDAVFTTPFTFFATAETIALTGATPVFVDIDPVTFNIDPKKLDKTIEALKGADNGCVLPKVDGLTAKGIISVDIFGLPADYEAIKAVADKHDLFLIEDAAQSFGGEYKGKRACSLGDITCTSFFPAKPLGCYGDGGMCFTDDDYLIERLRSHRIHGMGPDRYDNVRLGITGRLDSLQAAILLAKFEIFPEEVDLRDNVAATYAKLLADVEGLTVPTVPEGYRSVWAQYCPLAKDGEHRERIQKALGEKNIPSPIYYPIPMHLQTAFKDLGYKMGDCPISEDAASRIFAIPMHPYLEREQQEFIADIIRNA
- a CDS encoding MBOAT family O-acyltransferase, producing MLFNSHIFILFFLPIVFAVYFLLRNFKQHEAGKLFLVLASFTFYAWWKTEYLYLLGGTILFNFYMAEALYRKRSKPLLTVAVTANLAVLGYFKYKNFFFNNIAELTGMPTITEKVIIPLGVSFYTFQQISFLVDTYRGKAARCNLLDYSLFVSFFPQLVAGPISYQQEITPQFNADNAGKINFQNIGQGFFLFSMGLFKKIVIADSLAPYVENGFDKALALPFWDSWAVSLAYTCQLYFDFSGYTDMALGLGLLFNVKLPNNFNSPYQSLNIQDFWRRWHITLGRFVRDYIYFPLGGSRKGAYRTLENLLISFLLIGFWHGAGWNFILWGALHGTAMVIHRIWQNTGNKLPAYAGWLLTFLYVNACWVLFRAETTFDAIKIYKGMLGMVNIGFSTALTFRDEFVLLGICIALIGFAARFNNSVTTAENMKFSLKESVMAISMFMVSFVLLYTHQTFLYFDF
- a CDS encoding ankyrin repeat domain-containing protein; translated protein: MTIRKWTILTISTLAALIFALIFTVNIVIDPYGEFRLIEGKYNKLKFKSLKSTARNVASKLYEGKYTLVFGSSRTMLISEEILGEPVLNFSTSIYNNPGDILALLNTLDEKQVKNIQQIYYLIDINSFHYENSAPELSSKSTLFLESFRNIGPDKIADAWKCIIDNLGPKSEQPNFIDEFGVLHKEGTSYKNNAVVFSSHSVTNYYLDKLSKINNFSKSHNIKTIYFTLPWKDKLPPLQQDKLDTIFGMISHIISTYYDFNKDENLGLNQNFFSDPTHLNSKGLKKLFKGQHWTNPKTTVLKKYTQPNFKIINKNDFFKYIDDNQNSISIDFVNQLLRLGRDDLVLAIYDEKVTTEAFVRECFFLNKTSLLKTLLSSGRNYSKSPYMNNLALYFAIMSGQHSSVKDAILLGADVNNNLFNTTPLLHAMDFTKNTEILSLLLGSGADINYTNKNSKTDFKQSVFTIALAKNNQKQLDFLLSYAPDSPLAEHARLVLELKKNPNNATAYKRYSTLQNKYYSN
- a CDS encoding winged helix-turn-helix domain-containing protein, which encodes MLKELFTSKTRIKLLLKLFLNPDVSSYLRELAAEFDVSPNAMKEELDGLSEAGYLNKKKEGRYIYYNANSSHPFFPEISSIVRKYIGIDQILEYILSTIGDVDSVYILDDYAKGIDSGIIDVLIIGDDTNSDRIGDLRTKAEDAIKRKIRLMVLNTQEFDNTSDIYLRRPNWKVV
- a CDS encoding polysaccharide biosynthesis protein, with product MIHNLRNANFYLMVLLDLIIFCVAFYGAYLFRFDFSLPGYASIQCLELLKYAVIIKFSVFLGLGLYRGMWRYTSLRDLWHILEATFLQSLILVTVVLYKFGFDGFSRGVFIIDWMLTVFMCGGVRVMIRSFYAFKDGNSIQFSPENCPVDGNNALIIGAGRAGEKVVREIRSSGQLKYLPVGFLDNDKTKRGRTIHGVPVLGPLSDLQELVKNKCVNEILIAVAEASGAQMREIIDACKQTGLPYKILPGMDEIINGKVGIKALRDVSYQDLLGRAPVQLDTTAISDYLSGKTVLVTGCGGSIGSELVRQVVRFNPAKLILVDSSEANLYGIQMELHHELKFHNYVTVLGSVQDEQLMDETFGNYKPHTVFHAAAYKHVPMMERNPWQAVHNNICGTKNVMTAADKHGVARFVIVSTDKAVRPTNIMGASKRVTELLMRLFHDSKTTFMAVRFGNVVGSSGSVVPLFRRQIEKGGPVTVTHKDVTRYFMSISEAAQLILQAGVMADGGEIFILEMGEPVKIADMARDLIRLSGKEPDKDIEIIFTGLREGEKLYEELITEGEGIVRTEHDKIMVLKGVENDLDAYCTQFKKQLVEIKAAADKFHADEVRTMLHNVVPEFDEEG
- a CDS encoding glycosyltransferase family 4 protein, with translation MKKSILFITYDFPPILSPESIQVQRRALTLARNGHRVHVLTSCENPDFEFLDQKLSRDHENLTIHRVNRLPGEKWLHYICGGFEITDRKFWWKFPAAKAAIKLIKEFQIDTLYTHSTPLVNHLAGLAVKETDRNLQWTAHFSDPWTLNPYLSYRTGIQRKINKLYEKTVISRADKITVTSEKTKDLFVKGLGADSEKIKVLPHVFDPDLYSRRQSEPLKKIIAHTGNIYGLRSAAPLIEAVNKVKPQNLEFHFYGRMKEEESRLAEAKCPDTIKFFDPVPYLDSIEVLSEADILLVIDAPLKDSPFFPSKLADYIGAGKPVVALSPLSSTTTQIVRDIQKELLVADSADVPSIAALVRRLDSTKLAELREDGKDFYNMNNSYENIREALFNE
- a CDS encoding DegT/DnrJ/EryC1/StrS family aminotransferase gives rise to the protein MSTNNKRIYLSPPHMGGNEQEYVRQAFESNFIAPLGPMVNGFEQDFSELTGFKHCAALSSGTAALHLALRIVGVEPGDVVIASSLTFIGSVSPVTFLGAEPVFIDSDYETWNMDPELLAEAVDHYISKGRKPKAVIPTDLYGQCADYDRILEILEPHEIPLIVDAAESVGALYKGRHAGKGALMASYSFNGNKIITSSGGGLLASDNDEMISRARWLSQQAKEPEPYYEHKEIGYNYRMSNVVAAVGRGQVEVIPDRVKRKREIFDYYEQELGHCPGISFMPEADYGECNRWLSVILVDKDEFGASPDEIRIALEEENIESRPVWKPMHNQPVFKNNTVFGGKVSEDLFARGLCLPSGTAMTTEDMERIVDLIKRCGK
- a CDS encoding polysaccharide deacetylase family protein, producing MRKQDNPCGQATYVLTFDFDFEKDIDAFPVLLDMLKMHDIKAGFAVIGKFVEKYPDIHKRAVDEGHEIINHTYTHPDNPHWAPDRYFNKLSYAEQKEEVERAHEAIHKILGVECVGFRTPHYGNLHTESVYPILAELGYRYSSSTAACGYKGFGAPSLHSHGIIEIPTGCSLHFPLAIFDSWNMLRKKNPFLGDDQLFIEEFEATIKVIKEQNLFLTHYFDPYDIVENSKLEKILNTLSNLQISTKLYKDLLS